DNA from Candidatus Aminicenantes bacterium:
CTAGCTTTTTTCCAAGATAAGTCAACTGGCATCGGGCTGGAATCAGTGGTGAATGAGTCGGCTCAACAGCGGCCGCCGGATGGTGATCGCTCCATGCGGGCACATCTCCTGGCAGCAATAGCAGCGGATGCAGCGCGGATAATCGTAAGCCGGCTTTGAATCCGCAGCGCCCGGTTTTTTCTGGACCGCCTTCGGTTCCACCGGGCACACGTCCGTGCAGACGCCGCAATTTTTACAAAGAGCGGTATCGATGAAGGGCCGCGGCGTAACCCATTTTTTCAGGTAATAGGGGAAAGAGCTGTCCATGGTCGCGGCCGGCTGGCGGACAACCTTGAAATCCGGGCATTCCAGCGGAGAGATCTCATCGCCGCAGATTTCAATCTCGTCATCCTGATACCGGCCCAGGCCGCTTAGGGCGGCGGGCTTCATGGTCGGAACATAGGTCGCCGGCATGTGGACCAGCCGGCAGAAAACGGCATCCAGGGCGACCGGGTCGCTTGCAAGGAGAAGGACCTTCATGGGCCGCGCCGTTCCCGAACCCGGGCCGTTGCCCTCCATGGCCACGATGCCGTCCAAGACGTAGAGACGGGGCTTGAGGAAGCGGGTGATGTCAACCAGCATGGCCGCAAAGTGCTCGGCCCTTGGCATCTTGACATGAAACTCGGCCTTGCGCATGCCGGGAACGCAGCCGAACTGGTTCTTGACCGCGCCGGTGATGCGCATGAACCCGTGGGTTTTCATCTTGGCCAGGCTGATGATGCCGTCGGTTTCCAACGCGGCTTTGGCCAGGACCAGCTGCTTGGTGATCATGGCTTCATTGAAGCCGACCTGTACGGCGGTGGTGAAATCGGCTTGCGCCATGCCGATTTCCCTGGCCGCCGCGGTCAATCCAGCTTTGGCCAGCGCTGCCGCCGGACTGCCGAAGCCCGGGGAATCGCCGAAACTGACCTTGGCTCCGCTTTCCTGGCACAGGAGACCCATGGCTTTGAGCACGGCTGGGTGGGTGGTGACGTTTTTATGCGGCTCGGCCCCTGACAGGCAATTCGGTTTGAGCATGACCTTTTCATTCGCGGCAACGAAACGGCCGATACCGCCCAGAAGTCCGACGCCCTGGCGTAGAGCTTGCAAAACCAGTTCCGGATCGTAGCTCGGGCATTCGATCAGGGCGACTTTGGTTCTTGGCGTTGACGTATTTTCAGTGCCGGCCATGAAGGGACTTATTCGAAAAGCTGCCGCACCGGGGGGCTGAAGTCGCTTTCGTTGCCTTTCTTGTCCACGGCGGTGACGGCGTAGGTGTATGCTTTGCCGTGAACGACCTGCTTATCGTGAAAAAAATTGTCGCTCACCGAGTCGGCCAGAAGCGTGAAATCCTCTTTTTCAGTCGATTTGCGGTAGACGCGATAGAATGCCAGGTCCTTGTCGGGCACGCTTTCCCAGGTTAAAAAAACCTGGTCCTTGGCGGTGAAGCTGACCAGGTTGTTGGGGATGTCGGGGGGAAACGTGTCCTGGACACTGACTTTGACCGAGTTGGAAGGAGCATTTTCGACATGCTCGCCCAGGCGGCAGGAAACCTGGTACTCGTATTCGCCGTCGGTACCGGTATCGAGGTCGTGAAAAAACTCATTGATCACGGGTTCGGCGTCGATGGGCCGGAAATCGGCTTCGCCGCCGGCGCCCATGATCCGGCGGTACACATGGTAGCCGCTGATCTCCGGCAGGCCCCGCTCTTTGTCGGCCGCTGCCGGCCGGCTCCAGTTGAGGGTGACCGCTTTCCCCTGCCGCGACACCTGCAGGTCCTGGATGGGCGGGGGAGTGAGCATGGTTTTCAAGGTCAGCAACGGTCCCGGCGCCGATCTTTTCCGGGCGTAATAATAGACCACGGTGAAGCCATGGATCTTTTCCTGCAAATCCTTGTTCTTGAAGGTGAAGCGGCAGGAAGGCGAATTCTGGCCGCTGCCCTTGATTTCATCGGCCTTCAACTTGGCCAGCAGCTCGGCCTTTTTAATGAAGGCATCGGCCGCCGGCGTTTCACCGGGGTTGAGGCTGTCGTGGTAGACGTAGACCTTGGAGACCGACGACGGTTCGAACGCTTGTTTTTTATCGTCCAGGGAGGCGGGAAAATTCCAGGCCAGCTCGATCTGGCCGCCGATCTGCCTGACGCGGAAATTCTCCACCGCCGGCGGCGTGTTCTCCGGTTCCAATACCAGCGGCCCCTTCTTGCCGCAAAAGGAAAACACGGTGACCAGCACGAAAAGGAAAAGCAGGTTTTTTTTCATTGCCCTTTAAAGGATGTACTTGCTCAGATCGCCATCCTTGATGATGTCCTTTATTTTATTATCGACATAGGCACGGTCGATCTTCACCTGGCCATTGTCCAGGTCGGAGGCTTCGTAGGAGATATCCTCCATGACTTTCTCCATGATGGTGTGCAGGCGGCGGGCGCCGATGTTTTCCGAGGAGGTGTTGATTTCAACCGCCATGGTGGCGATTTCCTCGATGGCGTCGGCGCTGAACTGGATGTCCAGTCCTTCGGTGCTCAGCAGGTTCTGGTATTGCTTGACCAGCGCGTTCTTGGGCTCGGTGAGGATGCGGACGAAATCGTCCTTGCTCAGCGATTCGAGCTCGACGCGGATCGGGAAGCGTCCCTGCAGCTCGGGGATCATGTCGGCCGGCTTGGCCACGTGGAAAGCGCCAGCGCCGATGAACAGGACGTGGTCGGTCTTGACCATGCCGTACTTGGTGTTGACCGTGGTCCCCTCGATGATCGGCAGCAGGTCGCGCTGCACCCCCTCGCGCGAGACCATGGGACCGTGGCCGCCGCTTTCGCGGCCGGCGATCTTGTCGATCTCATCCAAAAAGACGATGCCCATCTGCTCGGTGCGGGTGATGGCTGTCTTGGACACCTGATCCATGTCCAGCAGCCGGTTCTGCTCCTCCATCATCATGTAATCGAAGGCCTCGCCGAGAGGCATCTTGCGCCGTTTGGGGCCGCGCGCGCCCATCAAATTGGGCATCATTTCGCTGATCTGGATGCCGATCTCTTCGACGCCCGACGCCGAAAATATTTCGAAAGGGGTGAAGGAATTTGACTTGACCTCGACCTCGATGACGCGGTCGTTCAGCTTATCCAGGCGCAGGAGCTTGCGCAGTTTTTCCCGGCTTTCCTGGAAGCTGTCCGCTTCGCCGGCGGCGCCGGGGTCGGTCGTCTCCTTGGCGGGTTTCGGCGGCAGCAGGATGGAGAGGATTTTTTCCTCGGTATTGCGCCTGGCTTTTTCCTTGTTTTCCACCATCTTTTCGGCCTTGACCAGGTCCACGGCGATGCGCACCAGGTCGCGGACGATCGATTCCACGTCGCGGCCCACGTAGCCGACCTCGGTGAACTTGGAGGCTTCGACCTTGAGGAAGGGCGAACGGGTCAGTTTGGCCAGCCGGCGGGCGATCTCGGTTTTGCCGACGCCGGTGGGCCCGATCATCAGGATGTTCTTGGGGATGATGTCATCGGCGATGTCGGCCGGCAGTTTCTGGCGGCGGAAGCGGTTGCGCAGGGCGATACTCACCGACTTCTTGGCGTTTTTCTGGCCGATGATGTACTTATCGAGCTCCTTGACGATCTCCTTTGGGGTCAGTTCATCGCCCTTATTGAGGACCGATTCGCTCATCTACAGTTCCTCGATGCAGAAATTGCTGTTGGTGAAGACGCAGATGTCGGCGGCGATGGCCATCGCCTTTTCGACGATGGCGCGGGCGTCCAGCGTCGTGTCGCGGCTCAGGGCCAGGGCGGCGGCCATGGCGTACGGTCCGCCCGAACCGATGGCCAGGACGTTCTCATCCGGTTCGATGATGTCGCCCGTCCCGGACAGGATGTACATTTTCTCCTCGTTGGCGACGATGAGCATGGCCTCCAGCC
Protein-coding regions in this window:
- a CDS encoding DUF362 domain-containing protein, whose product is MAGTENTSTPRTKVALIECPSYDPELVLQALRQGVGLLGGIGRFVAANEKVMLKPNCLSGAEPHKNVTTHPAVLKAMGLLCQESGAKVSFGDSPGFGSPAAALAKAGLTAAAREIGMAQADFTTAVQVGFNEAMITKQLVLAKAALETDGIISLAKMKTHGFMRITGAVKNQFGCVPGMRKAEFHVKMPRAEHFAAMLVDITRFLKPRLYVLDGIVAMEGNGPGSGTARPMKVLLLASDPVALDAVFCRLVHMPATYVPTMKPAALSGLGRYQDDEIEICGDEISPLECPDFKVVRQPAATMDSSFPYYLKKWVTPRPFIDTALCKNCGVCTDVCPVEPKAVQKKPGAADSKPAYDYPRCIRCYCCQEMCPHGAITIRRPLLSRLIHH
- the hslU gene encoding ATP-dependent protease ATPase subunit HslU, coding for MSESVLNKGDELTPKEIVKELDKYIIGQKNAKKSVSIALRNRFRRQKLPADIADDIIPKNILMIGPTGVGKTEIARRLAKLTRSPFLKVEASKFTEVGYVGRDVESIVRDLVRIAVDLVKAEKMVENKEKARRNTEEKILSILLPPKPAKETTDPGAAGEADSFQESREKLRKLLRLDKLNDRVIEVEVKSNSFTPFEIFSASGVEEIGIQISEMMPNLMGARGPKRRKMPLGEAFDYMMMEEQNRLLDMDQVSKTAITRTEQMGIVFLDEIDKIAGRESGGHGPMVSREGVQRDLLPIIEGTTVNTKYGMVKTDHVLFIGAGAFHVAKPADMIPELQGRFPIRVELESLSKDDFVRILTEPKNALVKQYQNLLSTEGLDIQFSADAIEEIATMAVEINTSSENIGARRLHTIMEKVMEDISYEASDLDNGQVKIDRAYVDNKIKDIIKDGDLSKYIL